From a region of the Primulina eburnea isolate SZY01 chromosome 7, ASM2296580v1, whole genome shotgun sequence genome:
- the LOC140836821 gene encoding inositol transporter 4-like, with amino-acid sequence MEGGVTKPDKTEFTECWLTTWKTPYIMRLAFSAGIGGLLFGYDTGVISGALLYIRDEYPSVKRQTWLQETIVSMAVAGAIFGAAFGGMINDKYGRKKSILLADCLFFVGAIVMAVAVGPWMIIVGRLLVGLGVGMASMTAPLYISEASPARIRGALVSTNGLLITGGQFLAYLINLAFTKTHGTWRWMLGVAGVPAVVQIILMMSLPESPRWLYRQDKVKEAREILEKIYPPHEVEDEMNALQSSIEAEKVEEGVIGKGIVSKLKNVWRNGVVRRGLYAGITVQVAQQFVGINTVMYYSPTIVQLAGFASNETALALSLITSGLNAIGSIVSMAFVDRFGRRRLMIISMFGIIICLVTLSVLFYEASEHAPRVSTFESSHFGVNSTCSSFLQARQPSSWNCMSCLKADSHCGFCANGENKYHPGACLAATNAVESMCGGERRTWYTEGCPSKFGIFAVLLLGLYIISYSPGMGTAPWIVNSEIYPLAYRGIGGGIAAVSNWVSNLIVSETFLTLTKAVGSSGTFLLFAGFSFIGLVAIFFLVPETKGLQFEQVEKMLEKGFKPKLCGGSEEADDSK; translated from the exons ATGGAGGGAGGCGTTACTAAACCGGATAAAACAGAATTCACAGAATGCTGGCTCACGACTTGGAAGACTCCTTACATCATGCGCCTCGCCTTCTCAGCTGGCATAGGAGGGCTTTTGTTTGGTTACGATACCG GTGTTATTTCTGGTGCCCTGCTCTACATTCGGGATGAGTACCCATCTGTCAAGAGACAGACATGGCTGCAG GAAACAATCGTGAGCATGGCAGTAGCAGGAGCTATCTTCGGTGCTGCTTTCGGTGGAATGATTAACGACAAGTATGGCCGAAAGAAATCAATCCTTTTGGCCGATTGCCTTTTTTTCGTGGGTGCGATTGTCATGGCTGTGGCTGTAGGCCCTTGGATGATAATCGTAGGAAGACTACTAGTCGGTTTAGGAGTAGGAATGGCATCCATGACCGCACCACTATATATTTCTGAGGCATCCCCTGCTCGGATCAGGGGAGCCTTGGTTAGCACAAACGGTTTGTTGATCACAGGAGGACAATTCTTGGCTTATCTTATCAACTTGGCATTCACAAAG ACGCATGGAACGTGGCGTTGGATGCTCGGGGTAGCAGGAGTTCCAGCCGTTGTTCAAATCATCTTGATGATGTCGCTTCCCGAGTCACCTAGATGGTTATATAGGCAG GACAAAGTTAAAGAAGCTAGGGAAATTTTGGAGAAAATCTACCCTCCCCACGAAGTTGAAGATGAAATGAACGCTCTGCAATCTTCCATTGAAGCTGAAAAAGTCGAGGAAGGTGTAATCGGAAAAGGCATAGTTTCAAAACTTAAAAACGTTTGGCGAAACGGCGTTGTAAGAAGAGGCCTATACGCGGGCATAACAGTTCAAGTTGCTCAACAATTTGTCGGCATAAACACCGTCATGTACTACAGTCCCACAATTGTTCAGCTTGCCGGATTTGCTTCTAACGAGACAGCTTTAGCACTGTCCCTCATCACATCTGGCCTGAACGCCATTGGCTCAATTGTTAGCATGGCTTTTGTTGACAGATTCGGGAGACGTAGATTGATGATCATATCTATGTTTGGGATCATAATCTGCCTTGTCACGTTATCTGTCCTGTTTTACGAAGCCTCTGAACACGCACCACGAGTTAGCACTTTCGAATCTTCCCATTTTGGTGTAAACTCGACGTGTTCCAGTTTCTTGCAAGCCAGACAACCATCTTCCTGGAACTGTATGTCGTGCCTGAAAGCAGACTCACATTGCGGCTTTTGCGCCAATGGAGAGAACAAA TATCACCCTGGAGCATGCTTGGCTGCAACTAATGCTGTAGAATCAATGTGTGGTGGAGAACGTCGTACGTGGTATACAGAAGGCTGTCCAAGCAAATTCGGGATCTTTGCGGTTCTACTTCTTGGACTATATATAATATCCTATTCGCCTGGCATGGGGACTGCGCCATGGATCGTGAACTCGGAGATATATCCACTAGCATATAGAGGCATTGGCGGAGGAATCGCAGCGGTTTCGAACTGGGTTTCGAACCTGATAGTCAGCGAGACATTCTTAACTTTAACCAAAGCAGTAGGTTCTTCAGGCACATTTCTGTTGTTTGCTGGATTTTCATTCATTGGACTTGTGGCCATCTTTTTCCTAGTACCGGAAACAAAGGGATTGCAGTTTGAACAGGTTGAAAAGATGCTGGAGAAGGGATTCAAACCGAAGTTGTGCGGCGGTTCCGAGGAAGCCGATGATTCCAAGTGA
- the LOC140836826 gene encoding ras-related protein RABA5a-like → MAFYNEEEQTADYLFKIVLIGDSAVGKSNLLARFARDEFYSNSKSTIGVEFQTQKMIINGKEVKAQIWDTAGQERFRAVTSAYYRGAVGALLVYDISRRQTFESIGRWLNELHTHSDMNVVTILVGNKSDLKDAREVKTAEGKSLAETQGLFFIETSALDSSNVSSAFQMVVKEIYNILSRKVIQSQELKHKETGRIGNGKTLVIRADGDRETDGQHKKSWCCSS, encoded by the exons ATGGCCTTTTATAATGAGGAAGAACAGACTGCGGATTACCTTTTCAAGATTGTTTTGATTGGTGATTCAGCTGTTGGGAAATCAAACTTGCTTGCTAGATTTGCCAGGGATGAGTTTTACTCTAATTCAAAATCCACCATTGGAGTGGAATTTCAGACTCAGAAGATGATAATCAATGGGAAAGAAGTTAAAGCACAGATTTGGGACACGGCCGGTCAGGAGCGATTTAGGGCCGTTACATCTGCCTATTATAGAGGGGCAGTCGGAGCGCTTCTGGTCTATGACATTAGCAGACGCCAGACCTTCGAAAGCATTGGCAGATGGCTTAATGAACTTCATA CCCATTCGGACATGAACGTGGTGACTATATTAGTTGGCAATAAATCTGATCTTAAAGATGCCCGGGAGGTGAAAACTGCTGAAGGCAAGTCCTTGGCTGAGACGCAGGGTCTGTTCTTCATAGAAACTTCAGCTCTAGACTCCTCCAATGTATCTTCTGCCTTTCAGATGGTGGTAAAAGAGATCTATAACATTTTAAGTAGGAAAGTAATTCAATCTCAAGAACTCAAACATAAAGAAACTGGCCGGATAGGAAATGGGAAAACATTGGTCATACGGGCAGATGGGGATCGAGAAACAGATGGACAACATAAAAAGAGTTGGTGTTGTTCATCATGA
- the LOC140836825 gene encoding thymidine kinase a-like isoform X1, which translates to MLKISKMKSLLTLSPSLFKPPGATSSPFPLFFHSQRSIFHCKIQPLENPISFHTHFVVNSLANYSKPSNFSQSRDFCSEGRAPGEIHVIVGPMFAGKTTTLLKRMKSESSKGRIYAIEFLLQDKIMWFEESCEHVFAESPCLGKNVAIIKSNTDTRYELDSIVTHDGEKLPCLPLAVLSSLREKLGAEAYEKLEVIGIDEAQFFEDLHDFCSKAADHDGKTVIVAGLDGDYLRRSFGQVLDIIPIADSVTKLTARCEVCGNRALFTLRKTDETKTKLIAGAEVYMPVCRNHYVSGQVAKEATRAVLDSQNAQFTSVI; encoded by the exons ATGCTGAAGATATCAAAAATGAAATCACTTCTTACACTCAGCCCATCACTCTTCAAGCCTCCCGGGGCCACTTCCTCGCCTTTTCCCCTTTTTTTCCACTCTCAACGATCTATTTTTCATTGCAAGATTCAACCTTTGGAGAATCCCATTTCTTTTCACACGCATTTTGTGGTAAATTCTCTTGCAAATTATTCAAAACCCTCAAATTTTAGTCAAAGTCGAGATTTTTGCTCCGAAGGAAGGGCCCCTGGAGAGATTCACGTGATCGTGGGACCAATGTTTGCCGGAAAAACTACCACTCTTCTTAAAAGAATGAAGTCCGAGAGCAGTAAGGGCAG GATATATGCGATTGAGTTTTTGTTGCAGGATAAGATAATGTGGTTTGAAGAATCTTGTGAACATGTCTTTGCAGAATCGCCATGTCTTGGAAA AAATGTAGCAATAATAAAATCAAACACGGATACTAGGTATGAGCTAGATTCTATTGTGACACATGATGGAGAAAAGTTGCCATGCTTGCCATTAGCTGTTCTATCGTCATTAAGAGAAAAGCTAGGCGCTGAAGCCTATGAAAAA CTGGAGGTGATTGGCATTGATGAAGCTCAATTTTTTGAAGATCTACACGATTTCTGTAGCAAAGCTGCTGACCATGATGGGAAGACGGTAATAGTTGCTGGATTGGATGGCGACTATTTGAG AAGGAGCTTTGGTCAAGTTCTGGATATAATTCCCATTGCTGACTCCGTGACAAAGCTTACTGCCCGATGTGAGGTATGTGGTAATCGTGCCCTGTTTACTCTGAGGAAGACAGACGAGACTAAAACCAAACTTATTGCTGGGGCTGAAGTGTATATGCCTGTGTGTCGCAATCACTACGTGAGTGGACAAGTCGCAAAAGAAGCTACAAGGGCTGTTCTTGACTCCCAAAACGCGCAGTTCACTTCAGTGATCTAG
- the LOC140836825 gene encoding thymidine kinase a-like isoform X2 → MLKISKMKSLLTLSPSLFKPPGATSSPFPLFFHSQRSIFHCKIQPLENPISFHTHFVVNSLANYSKPSNFSQSRDFCSEGRAPGEIHVIVGPMFAGKTTTLLKRMKSESSKGRNVAIIKSNTDTRYELDSIVTHDGEKLPCLPLAVLSSLREKLGAEAYEKLEVIGIDEAQFFEDLHDFCSKAADHDGKTVIVAGLDGDYLRRSFGQVLDIIPIADSVTKLTARCEVCGNRALFTLRKTDETKTKLIAGAEVYMPVCRNHYVSGQVAKEATRAVLDSQNAQFTSVI, encoded by the exons ATGCTGAAGATATCAAAAATGAAATCACTTCTTACACTCAGCCCATCACTCTTCAAGCCTCCCGGGGCCACTTCCTCGCCTTTTCCCCTTTTTTTCCACTCTCAACGATCTATTTTTCATTGCAAGATTCAACCTTTGGAGAATCCCATTTCTTTTCACACGCATTTTGTGGTAAATTCTCTTGCAAATTATTCAAAACCCTCAAATTTTAGTCAAAGTCGAGATTTTTGCTCCGAAGGAAGGGCCCCTGGAGAGATTCACGTGATCGTGGGACCAATGTTTGCCGGAAAAACTACCACTCTTCTTAAAAGAATGAAGTCCGAGAGCAGTAAGGGCAG AAATGTAGCAATAATAAAATCAAACACGGATACTAGGTATGAGCTAGATTCTATTGTGACACATGATGGAGAAAAGTTGCCATGCTTGCCATTAGCTGTTCTATCGTCATTAAGAGAAAAGCTAGGCGCTGAAGCCTATGAAAAA CTGGAGGTGATTGGCATTGATGAAGCTCAATTTTTTGAAGATCTACACGATTTCTGTAGCAAAGCTGCTGACCATGATGGGAAGACGGTAATAGTTGCTGGATTGGATGGCGACTATTTGAG AAGGAGCTTTGGTCAAGTTCTGGATATAATTCCCATTGCTGACTCCGTGACAAAGCTTACTGCCCGATGTGAGGTATGTGGTAATCGTGCCCTGTTTACTCTGAGGAAGACAGACGAGACTAAAACCAAACTTATTGCTGGGGCTGAAGTGTATATGCCTGTGTGTCGCAATCACTACGTGAGTGGACAAGTCGCAAAAGAAGCTACAAGGGCTGTTCTTGACTCCCAAAACGCGCAGTTCACTTCAGTGATCTAG
- the LOC140836825 gene encoding thymidine kinase-like isoform X3 → MILVGIFWGMLQEDKIMWFEESCEHVFAESPCLGKNVAIIKSNTDTRYELDSIVTHDGEKLPCLPLAVLSSLREKLGAEAYEKLEVIGIDEAQFFEDLHDFCSKAADHDGKTVIVAGLDGDYLRRSFGQVLDIIPIADSVTKLTARCEVCGNRALFTLRKTDETKTKLIAGAEVYMPVCRNHYVSGQVAKEATRAVLDSQNAQFTSVI, encoded by the exons ATGATTCTTGTCGGCATATTTTGGGGTATGCTTCAAGAG GATAAGATAATGTGGTTTGAAGAATCTTGTGAACATGTCTTTGCAGAATCGCCATGTCTTGGAAA AAATGTAGCAATAATAAAATCAAACACGGATACTAGGTATGAGCTAGATTCTATTGTGACACATGATGGAGAAAAGTTGCCATGCTTGCCATTAGCTGTTCTATCGTCATTAAGAGAAAAGCTAGGCGCTGAAGCCTATGAAAAA CTGGAGGTGATTGGCATTGATGAAGCTCAATTTTTTGAAGATCTACACGATTTCTGTAGCAAAGCTGCTGACCATGATGGGAAGACGGTAATAGTTGCTGGATTGGATGGCGACTATTTGAG AAGGAGCTTTGGTCAAGTTCTGGATATAATTCCCATTGCTGACTCCGTGACAAAGCTTACTGCCCGATGTGAGGTATGTGGTAATCGTGCCCTGTTTACTCTGAGGAAGACAGACGAGACTAAAACCAAACTTATTGCTGGGGCTGAAGTGTATATGCCTGTGTGTCGCAATCACTACGTGAGTGGACAAGTCGCAAAAGAAGCTACAAGGGCTGTTCTTGACTCCCAAAACGCGCAGTTCACTTCAGTGATCTAG
- the LOC140836823 gene encoding scarecrow-like protein 13, translating into MQTSRDIKSQDTVVSFQADAENFFTLESTPATNYAAIYNSPSAVSVSSNMSTFSPQLSNSHFSDLHYSSENTYGSPFSGSSGVDDENKLMQALWVLRNELLGPESDFEDSGSFNGVTSQPSFFTRYDRILEMAPQMDLKQLLISCAETVSETDTASLSDQSVAISAAEALMDILEKRVSVSGDPLQRLGAYMLEGTRARLLSSGSIIYKKLKCEEPTSSELMSYMSVLYEICPYWKFAYTSANVTIKEAMENEDRIHIIDFQIAQGSQWMAMIQALSRRPGRPSYIRITGVDDSQSAHARGGGLELVGQKLAKLADSCGVPFEFHGAAMSGCEVHLENLDFRPGEALAVNFPYILHHMPDESVSTANHRDRLLRLVKSLSPKVVTIVEQESNTNTSRFFQRFCETLDYYMAMFESINAAHTKDDRQRIRAEENCVARDVVNILACEGADRVERHELFGKWRQRLMMAGFSPIPLSSSVNGAVKEMLKDYSPNYRVAEADGALFLGWKNRAMSTSSAWR; encoded by the coding sequence ATGCAAACCTCCCGGGATATTAAAAGCCAAGACACCGTTGTTTCATTTCAAGCTGACGCTGAAAACTTTTTCACACTCGAATCTACACCAGCAACCAATTATGCTGCCATCTACAATTCACCTTCAGCTGTTAGTGTCTCCTCCAATATGAGCACTTTTTCTCCCCAGTTATCGAACTCTCACTTTTCTGATCTTCATTACTCATCTGAGAATACTTATGGATCACCCTTTAGTGGGTCATCTGGTGTTGATGACGAAAACAAGTTGATGCAAGCTCTGTGGGTTTTGAGGAATGAACTGTTGGGGCCCGAATCAGATTTCGAGGATAGTGGCTCCTTCAATGGTGTTACCTCACAACCTTCTTTTTTCACTAGGTACGACAGAATTCTTGAGATGGCCCCCCAAATGGACCTGAAACAATTGCTCATTTCCTGTGCTGAAACAGTGTCAGAAACTGATACAGCCTCATTGTCTGATCAAAGTGTTGCAATATCAGCTGCTGAAGCTCTAATGGACATACTGGAAAAAAGGGTTTCTGTATCGGGTGACCCTTTGCAAAGATTAGGTGCATACATGCTAGAAGGGACCAGGGCAAGATTATTGTCCTCTGGGAGCATAATATACAAGAAGCTAAAGTGTGAAGAACCTACAAGCTCCGAATTAATGTCTTACATGTCTGTGCTTTATGAAATATGCCCATACTGGAAATTCGCTTATACGTCTGCCAATGTCACGATCAAGGAAGCTATGGAAAATGAGGACCGAATCCACATAATCGACTTTCAGATTGCTCAGGGTAGTCAGTGGATGGCCATGATTCAGGCCCTTTCACGCCGTCCAGGCAGGCCATCATATATCCGCATCACAGGTGTTGATGATTCCCAGTCTGCTCATGCTCGTGGTGGAGGACTTGAGCTTGTTGGCCAGAAGCTAGCAAAACTGGCGGATTCGTGCGGAGTACCATTCGAATTCCATGGCGCAGCTATGTCGGGATGTGAAGTCCATCTTGAAAATCTTGACTTTCGACCTGGAGAAGCTTTGGCCGTGAATTTCCCTTACATACTACACCACATGCCAGATGAGAGTGTGAGCACAGCTAATCATAGAGACCGCCTACTTAGACTTGTGAAGAGCTTGTCACCAAAGGTTGTCACCATAGTCGAACAAGAATCCAACACAAACACTTCAAGATTCTTCCAACGTTTTTGTGAAACCCTAGATTATTATATGGCCATGTTTGAGTCCATAAATGCAGCACATACTAAGGATGATCGTCAGCGGATTAGAGCTGAGGAAAACTGTGTGGCAAGGGACGTAGTCAATATACTAGCTTGTGAGGGTGCTGATCGGGTCGAAAGGCACGAGCTTTTTGGTAAGTGGAGACAGAGACTTATGATGGCCGGATTTTCTCCAATTCCATTGAGTTCATCAGTTAATGGCGCTGTTAAGGAGATGTTGAAAGATTATAGCCCAAATTACAGAGTTGCAGAAGCAGACGGTGCTCTGTTTCTCGGGTGGAAGAACAGAGCTATGTCAACATCATCTGCTTGGAGATGA